A DNA window from Pseudomonas wuhanensis contains the following coding sequences:
- a CDS encoding MFS transporter — protein sequence MTQPHVRQGLVLGMSTLAFTVCFMVWMMFAVLGVPIKELLQLNETQFGLLAATPVLTGSLVRLPLGLLTDRFGGRSVFFLLMLTCVAPLYLISHATAYWQFLVLGLFVGLAGGSFSVGIAYVAKWFDKENQGFAMGIFGAGNAGAAVTKFLAPALIAAGSWQLVPKVFSAILFITALLFWFLSAENKDHRSATGASLREQLRSLKDPAVWRYCQYYSIVFGGYVALALWMTKYYVQEYGFSLQSAALLAACFSLPGGVLRAVGGWMSDRWGAQSVTWWVLWVSWICLFLLSYPQTQLQVQTINGPVDFHIGLNPALFTVLLFVMGIAFAFGKASVFKYIANDYPKNMGAVSGIVGLAGGLGGFVLPILFGALVDLTGVRSSCFMLMYGVVWVSLTWMYFSEIRKSPVLGKAPLLTPSPISSIALGEEHVRSAKA from the coding sequence GTGACCCAACCGCATGTACGACAAGGCTTGGTGCTGGGCATGAGCACGCTGGCCTTCACTGTGTGCTTCATGGTCTGGATGATGTTTGCCGTGCTCGGGGTGCCGATCAAGGAATTGCTCCAGCTCAACGAAACCCAGTTCGGCCTGCTGGCCGCGACCCCGGTGCTGACCGGCTCGCTGGTGCGTTTGCCGCTGGGGTTGCTGACCGACCGTTTTGGCGGGCGCAGTGTGTTCTTCCTGCTGATGCTGACCTGCGTCGCACCGCTGTACTTGATCAGCCACGCCACCGCCTATTGGCAGTTTTTGGTGCTGGGCTTGTTCGTCGGCCTGGCCGGCGGCTCGTTCTCGGTCGGGATTGCCTACGTCGCCAAATGGTTCGACAAGGAGAACCAGGGCTTTGCGATGGGCATCTTCGGCGCTGGTAACGCCGGGGCCGCGGTGACCAAGTTTCTCGCCCCGGCACTGATCGCTGCCGGCAGTTGGCAGCTGGTGCCGAAAGTCTTTAGCGCGATTCTCTTTATTACCGCGTTGCTGTTCTGGTTTCTCAGTGCCGAGAACAAGGACCACCGCAGTGCCACCGGCGCCAGTCTGCGTGAGCAACTGCGCTCGCTGAAAGACCCTGCGGTGTGGCGTTACTGCCAGTACTACTCGATTGTCTTCGGTGGCTACGTGGCCCTGGCCCTGTGGATGACCAAATACTACGTGCAGGAATACGGTTTCAGCCTGCAAAGCGCGGCGCTGCTGGCGGCCTGTTTTTCCCTGCCCGGTGGTGTGCTGCGTGCCGTCGGCGGCTGGATGTCGGATCGCTGGGGTGCGCAAAGCGTGACCTGGTGGGTGTTGTGGGTCAGCTGGATCTGCCTGTTCCTGCTCTCGTATCCCCAGACCCAACTGCAAGTGCAGACCATCAACGGCCCGGTGGATTTCCACATCGGCCTCAATCCTGCGCTGTTCACCGTGCTGCTGTTCGTCATGGGCATCGCCTTCGCGTTCGGCAAGGCCTCAGTCTTCAAATACATCGCCAATGACTACCCGAAAAACATGGGCGCGGTGTCCGGCATCGTCGGCCTCGCCGGCGGCCTGGGCGGTTTTGTGCTGCCGATCCTGTTCGGCGCCCTGGTGGACCTCACCGGCGTGCGCTCTTCCTGCTTCATGTTGATGTACGGCGTGGTCTGGGTCTCCCTCACCTGGATGTACTTCAGCGAAATACGCAAAAGCCCGGTGCTGGGTAAAGCGCCGCTGCTGACCCCGTCCCCGATTTCCAGCATTGCCCTAGGAGAAGAACATGTCCGTTCTGCAAAAGCCTGA